The proteins below come from a single candidate division WOR-3 bacterium genomic window:
- a CDS encoding TonB family protein: MFRDKRLDIGIAISIVVHILLFLLFSRSSSASTANYEDIKEVTFLDQSYRPEVAKVVSKGSIWGEVSETPAPSTGTYGGSDIVTPAIDLNVKLDRSQAKIDLNRYTPQEGVGEVIKIGSAKNGTMKSTEEILAEKPISLAKNLPRGAGTEGGTGIGVYGGIGKQAETPTIKIDKKPPPTTPTSQIGKQVETKVEEKLKVEAKGTAISLAGPIADREIMKKILPQYPAWCLQKGISGVVKIRVEVNPEGSVRENIRIEISSGYPDLDQSVVNAVKAWLFAPLPSGVKQEIQWGIITFRFVCG, encoded by the coding sequence ATGTTCAGGGATAAAAGACTTGATATCGGTATTGCTATATCAATAGTCGTGCATATATTATTATTTTTACTCTTCTCCCGTTCCAGTTCTGCCTCCACCGCCAATTATGAAGATATAAAAGAGGTTACTTTCCTTGACCAATCTTATCGCCCCGAAGTAGCAAAGGTTGTATCAAAAGGTTCAATATGGGGTGAAGTAAGTGAAACTCCCGCACCTTCCACCGGCACTTATGGTGGTAGCGATATTGTGACTCCAGCGATTGACCTGAATGTAAAACTTGACCGTAGCCAGGCAAAGATAGATTTAAATCGTTATACACCGCAGGAAGGGGTTGGTGAAGTGATAAAGATCGGCAGTGCCAAAAATGGAACGATGAAATCAACCGAAGAAATTCTTGCCGAAAAACCAATTTCGCTTGCAAAAAATCTACCACGAGGTGCTGGGACAGAAGGTGGAACGGGTATTGGTGTCTATGGTGGTATTGGAAAACAAGCAGAAACACCTACAATAAAGATTGATAAAAAACCACCACCCACGACCCCCACTTCGCAGATTGGGAAACAGGTTGAAACAAAGGTTGAAGAAAAATTGAAGGTAGAAGCAAAAGGGACTGCTATTTCACTTGCCGGACCAATTGCCGACCGCGAGATAATGAAAAAGATACTGCCGCAGTACCCTGCCTGGTGTCTACAAAAAGGTATTTCGGGCGTGGTGAAGATAAGGGTGGAGGTCAATCCCGAAGGAAGTGTGAGGGAAAATATTAGAATTGAAATTTCTTCAGGTTATCCCGACCTTGACCAGAGTGTAGTAAATGCAGTTAAGGCATGGCTATTTGCTCCATTGCCTTCAGGCGTTAAACAAGAAATCCAATGGGGAATTATTACATTTAGATTTGTCTGTGGTTAA
- a CDS encoding PorV/PorQ family protein yields the protein MVELNFAGSFHSQDHFIHRIISFARKVSKLTAILQAQRYCKSRYSCQDDTAIFRTGVILSTLYFLLSTFTFAQDGGLPGAVFNYGMSPRTTAIGKAFTGLADDAEAVYFNPAGLAQLYSHNIKSSYLDLYGHQLGYLGYALPTRKFGTFGGNIIHFRSKGIDSRDVNMDPYGTYYFSQSCVLLSYAYLLSDALSIGTNLKFLTSKIAQYGAIGVGGDLGILLFPRHNYTFGISVQNILGPKLQYLENGETEESPPTFRFGGAIKLYQGRAIIVGDLVKNILEYSGVKPHLGFEFIPVYPILILRAGFDENTLNAGLGVRKLFGNMSTGIDYAIELHHRSNYLLPYRHKVGVFIEFGGFRTWVTATPKEFSPAPGRKENVAWLDLHYTTKREIERWQLLIKNQYGEVVRTYSGWDAPPLRLSWDGLDDVGRLVSDGRYYYEIIIIDKGKERITFSDYLVKIVTLGPKGEIEFIPQE from the coding sequence ATGGTAGAACTTAACTTCGCAGGATCATTTCATTCGCAGGATCATTTCATTCACAGGATCATTTCATTCGCTCGAAAGGTCAGCAAGTTAACGGCGATACTGCAGGCGCAGCGATACTGCAAATCCCGATATTCTTGTCAGGATGATACTGCAATTTTCAGGACAGGCGTTATACTTTCTACTCTCTACTTTCTACTTTCTACTTTTACCTTTGCCCAGGATGGTGGCTTGCCTGGTGCGGTTTTTAATTATGGAATGAGCCCGAGGACTACCGCGATAGGTAAGGCATTCACCGGGCTTGCGGATGATGCAGAGGCAGTTTATTTCAATCCGGCAGGGCTTGCCCAATTATATTCTCACAATATAAAATCATCATACCTTGACCTCTATGGTCATCAGCTCGGTTATCTCGGCTATGCCCTTCCCACAAGAAAGTTTGGAACATTTGGTGGAAATATAATCCATTTCCGTTCCAAAGGTATTGATTCACGCGATGTCAATATGGATCCATACGGAACCTATTATTTCTCCCAGAGTTGTGTGTTGCTTTCATATGCATATCTTCTTTCTGATGCGCTGAGCATAGGAACAAATTTAAAATTTCTTACCAGCAAAATTGCCCAGTATGGCGCAATAGGTGTTGGTGGAGATTTAGGAATTCTTCTCTTTCCCAGACATAATTATACATTTGGTATTTCTGTTCAAAATATCTTGGGACCGAAGCTTCAGTATTTAGAAAATGGAGAAACCGAAGAATCTCCACCCACATTCAGATTTGGTGGGGCAATAAAGCTATATCAGGGCAGGGCAATTATTGTCGGAGACCTGGTTAAAAATATCCTTGAATACTCAGGTGTAAAACCCCATCTTGGTTTTGAATTTATCCCTGTATATCCAATCTTAATTCTCCGTGCTGGCTTTGATGAAAATACATTGAATGCTGGACTGGGGGTGAGAAAACTTTTTGGTAATATGTCAACCGGTATTGATTATGCTATAGAGTTACACCACAGGTCAAATTATTTGCTTCCTTACCGTCATAAAGTCGGGGTATTCATTGAATTTGGTGGATTCAGAACATGGGTCACTGCAACTCCCAAGGAATTTTCACCTGCACCAGGGAGAAAAGAGAATGTTGCCTGGCTTGATTTACATTATACGACAAAAAGAGAAATTGAAAGGTGGCAATTATTGATTAAAAATCAATATGGTGAGGTCGTGAGAACCTATTCAGGCTGGGATGCACCTCCATTGAGACTTTCCTGGGACGGACTTGATGATGTGGGTAGATTGGTTTCAGATGGAAGATATTATTATGAAATAATCATAATTGATAAAGGAAAGGAGCGTATAACATTCAGTGATTATCTTGTGAAGATTGTTACCCTTGGACCAAAAGGCGAGATAGAGTTCATTCCCCAGGAGTGA
- a CDS encoding biopolymer transporter ExbD, translated as MKRMENVDILPMAAVALMVVLMMMIIAPMTMTHTNTPVEVPKAHTAEAKTEENFTITYTIDKKLFINDQPISPDDFDSIVQQAVEKDPYQLIVIRADKDVLHKDVLEILARVKQAGAKRIACATKKPKE; from the coding sequence ATGAAACGCATGGAGAATGTAGACATTCTGCCAATGGCAGCAGTCGCCCTTATGGTTGTTTTAATGATGATGATAATCGCTCCTATGACAATGACACATACCAATACACCGGTCGAAGTACCAAAGGCACACACTGCTGAAGCAAAGACTGAAGAAAATTTCACAATCACATATACAATTGATAAAAAGTTATTTATAAATGACCAGCCCATTTCGCCCGATGATTTTGACAGCATTGTCCAACAGGCAGTAGAAAAAGACCCTTATCAATTGATAGTAATCCGCGCGGATAAAGATGTTCTTCACAAAGATGTTCTTGAAATTCTTGCCCGGGTAAAACAGGCAGGTGCAAAGCGCATTGCCTGTGCAACTAAAAAACCAAAGGAATAG
- a CDS encoding tetratricopeptide repeat protein: MLIITLLFALTDYNQLVMDYEIAHRLFLQENYAQALQYFSAMLKKYGGTDFEDEIRFRVAECYFNIKDYDRAKEHFETILKRKKYAYLEPECLYAIGIIDILQGNYREAEQILQRLLKNPAYAEEDRANFALGVLYYFRGSYQEAKEKLEGLKLLEAKFYYGKALSRLGSPLEAIKSFKEILDEAPNTPIATLAEFSRAEALFFNKDFDGAKVKFRDFIAYYPKSPLIDYAHFFYAASLIHYGEYAGAAEHLIPLTRHSDNLLAAHAGYFLGICRMNLNDGLGAVSAFQRVRANYPNTMISSYANLQLTKALLAYGDTIQALTSSAQLATMFASGELASIGEYLTGMIYFQKKDYVNAIRFFESLLSKYPKSPLREPGATMLLYALYNLKNFDYAVTFGSKYIKDFPDEQNEWRGRTLYFLAESYYYLNNFSEAEKAYLAVTKDYFGIEVSPYARLGLAYSLYNQDRPKEARDIFENMSKVPYEDSSLVMAIYLGLGYTQFNQRDYMKSRETFEALYNTFPKDERCAVPSLFYAGMSYYNLEYYANAIESWEKLIGNFPMAKKSAEAGFRAGDTYFKALEYEKARSLFRWVVENHPNDDFARSSQLAIAQSYYNQKNYDEAIREFQKFLDLYPTSDEATAARKGMEMCYYQKGLESTEAMQYFVERFPQSELAADGQYQIAQKFFDDKKYAQAMEEFIKVVINFPSSSYAPDALLLAAECAVNIEEWQKSTELYERYLSYFPKGKEKDAVYFNLGTAYFNLKEYGKAMKSFQVVVDSFPSSQYLTNARHNIGVCKKYLGEAGSGSEGIQTEGPKGEK, translated from the coding sequence ATGCTTATCATTACCCTACTTTTTGCGCTAACCGACTATAATCAACTCGTAATGGATTATGAAATTGCCCACAGACTATTTTTGCAGGAGAATTATGCTCAGGCATTGCAATATTTTTCAGCAATGTTAAAAAAATATGGTGGTACTGATTTTGAAGATGAAATAAGATTCAGGGTAGCTGAATGTTATTTTAACATAAAGGACTATGACCGCGCAAAAGAACATTTTGAGACAATTTTGAAAAGAAAGAAATACGCATACCTTGAACCCGAATGTCTTTATGCAATTGGCATAATAGACATCTTGCAGGGAAATTATAGAGAGGCAGAACAGATTCTCCAGAGATTGTTGAAAAATCCTGCGTATGCGGAGGAAGACAGGGCAAATTTTGCCCTGGGGGTTTTATATTATTTTAGAGGTAGTTATCAGGAAGCAAAAGAAAAACTTGAAGGTTTGAAACTTCTTGAGGCAAAATTTTATTATGGTAAAGCATTATCCCGTCTTGGCAGCCCCCTTGAGGCGATAAAATCATTTAAAGAAATTCTTGATGAAGCACCAAATACACCAATTGCCACCCTTGCTGAATTTTCAAGGGCTGAGGCTTTATTCTTTAATAAAGATTTTGATGGGGCAAAAGTAAAATTCAGGGATTTCATTGCCTATTATCCTAAGTCTCCTTTGATTGATTATGCCCATTTCTTCTATGCTGCGTCTTTGATTCACTATGGTGAATATGCAGGTGCTGCGGAGCATCTTATCCCGTTGACAAGACATTCAGATAACCTCCTCGCTGCACATGCAGGGTATTTTTTAGGGATATGCAGAATGAATTTAAATGATGGACTTGGTGCGGTAAGTGCATTCCAGAGGGTAAGAGCCAATTATCCCAACACAATGATCTCATCCTATGCCAATCTCCAGTTGACCAAGGCATTGCTTGCCTATGGTGATACAATCCAGGCATTGACATCTTCAGCCCAGTTGGCAACAATGTTTGCATCCGGCGAACTCGCAAGTATTGGTGAATATCTGACCGGTATGATTTATTTTCAGAAAAAGGATTATGTAAACGCAATTAGATTCTTTGAATCATTATTATCTAAATACCCCAAGTCTCCATTAAGAGAACCAGGCGCAACAATGCTCTTATATGCACTTTATAATTTAAAGAATTTTGACTATGCGGTTACATTTGGCAGTAAATATATCAAAGACTTCCCTGATGAACAAAATGAATGGCGGGGAAGGACACTATATTTCCTTGCCGAGTCATACTATTATCTGAATAATTTTAGTGAAGCGGAAAAGGCATATCTTGCAGTTACAAAAGATTATTTTGGAATTGAAGTGTCTCCTTATGCCCGATTAGGACTTGCATATTCATTGTATAATCAGGACCGCCCCAAAGAAGCCCGGGATATATTTGAGAATATGAGCAAGGTTCCTTATGAAGATTCATCTCTTGTAATGGCAATATATCTCGGACTTGGTTATACACAGTTCAATCAACGCGATTATATGAAGTCAAGGGAGACATTTGAGGCATTATACAACACATTCCCAAAAGATGAGAGATGCGCTGTCCCTTCACTATTTTATGCCGGGATGTCATATTACAATCTTGAATACTATGCAAATGCAATAGAATCCTGGGAAAAGTTGATCGGTAATTTCCCAATGGCAAAAAAATCTGCTGAAGCTGGATTTCGTGCTGGAGATACATATTTTAAGGCGCTTGAATATGAAAAGGCACGAAGCCTCTTTCGCTGGGTCGTTGAAAACCATCCCAATGATGATTTCGCCCGCTCTTCACAATTAGCGATTGCCCAGAGTTATTATAATCAGAAAAATTATGATGAGGCAATAAGAGAGTTCCAAAAGTTTCTTGACCTGTATCCTACCTCTGATGAGGCAACCGCAGCCAGAAAAGGCATGGAGATGTGTTATTATCAAAAAGGGCTTGAGTCCACCGAAGCAATGCAGTATTTTGTTGAAAGATTTCCACAAAGTGAACTTGCCGCGGACGGGCAATACCAGATCGCCCAGAAATTCTTTGATGATAAAAAATATGCCCAGGCAATGGAAGAGTTTATTAAAGTTGTAATAAATTTTCCTTCTTCTTCTTACGCACCTGATGCCTTACTACTGGCAGCAGAATGTGCGGTGAATATAGAAGAATGGCAAAAGTCTACTGAATTATATGAAAGATATCTGAGCTACTTCCCGAAAGGGAAAGAGAAGGATGCGGTCTATTTTAATTTAGGCACCGCCTATTTTAATTTAAAAGAATATGGAAAGGCAATGAAGAGTTTTCAGGTCGTTGTAGACTCCTTCCCTTCATCCCAGTACCTGACCAATGCCCGACATAATATTGGAGTTTGCAAAAAATATCTTGGGGAGGCAGGCAGTGGTTCCGAAGGTATTCAGACTGAAGGACCAAAAGGAGAAAAATGA
- a CDS encoding biopolymer transporter ExbD encodes MRKRRRIYFGTEPQGLILNSLVDIALSLVIGFIVAIPLFFESGIFVNAPGVAAGSATEVSDIKVNIHLLNDGGILLNEELVTYERLEELLPQLLARSLEKRVIVSTDTEVTYERVIQILDLAKQKGAGELALLRSRR; translated from the coding sequence ATGAGAAAGAGAAGACGCATCTATTTTGGAACAGAACCGCAGGGATTGATACTGAATTCACTCGTTGATATTGCTCTATCACTTGTCATAGGATTCATTGTTGCAATTCCTCTATTTTTTGAATCTGGAATTTTTGTGAATGCACCAGGTGTGGCAGCGGGTTCAGCAACTGAAGTAAGTGACATAAAGGTTAATATTCATCTCTTGAATGATGGTGGCATATTATTGAATGAAGAATTAGTAACATACGAAAGATTAGAAGAATTATTACCACAGTTGCTGGCGAGGAGTCTTGAGAAAAGAGTGATTGTTTCAACTGATACCGAAGTAACCTATGAAAGGGTAATACAGATACTTGATCTGGCAAAACAAAAAGGTGCAGGTGAACTTGCCTTATTGAGGAGTAGAAGATGA
- a CDS encoding MotA/TolQ/ExbB proton channel family protein has translation MILGQPLIDIFKNSIVMIILLLCSIIALALIIERFLYFVRNSFDTRTGFLRFSQVLRNQGTSAALAYANQKKNPLFGLFAVALQNQHLDGDNLYDVLSSYVIEEKLKFDRYLGGMGTLANAATLLGLLGTVTGLIRAFHNISITGSGGPAVISAGIAEALLTTAFGLFIGIPTLFFYNYYTKKSNELAMSLEGVCDKIIVLLDTIKKKSGIANPEPVATAKPTPPPPPPEDTSWKF, from the coding sequence ATGATACTGGGTCAACCATTGATTGACATATTTAAAAACAGTATTGTAATGATAATCCTTTTATTATGCTCAATAATCGCCCTGGCTTTAATAATAGAAAGATTTTTGTATTTTGTAAGAAATAGTTTTGATACGCGTACTGGGTTTTTGCGTTTCAGCCAGGTTTTGCGAAATCAGGGCACAAGTGCCGCACTGGCTTATGCAAATCAGAAAAAAAATCCATTATTTGGATTATTTGCGGTTGCCCTGCAGAACCAGCATCTTGATGGAGACAATCTTTATGATGTTTTATCAAGTTATGTGATTGAAGAAAAATTGAAATTTGATAGGTATCTCGGTGGTATGGGCACACTCGCAAATGCAGCCACATTATTGGGTTTACTCGGAACCGTGACCGGTCTAATCCGCGCATTCCATAATATATCAATCACCGGTTCAGGCGGTCCTGCAGTAATATCAGCTGGCATTGCCGAGGCACTTCTAACAACTGCATTCGGTTTATTCATTGGTATTCCAACCCTTTTCTTTTACAATTATTACACAAAAAAGAGCAATGAACTGGCAATGAGTCTTGAAGGTGTATGCGACAAAATTATTGTACTATTGGATACAATTAAGAAAAAATCAGGTATTGCAAATCCTGAGCCAGTTGCGACAGCAAAGCCGACGCCACCGCCCCCACCACCAGAAGATACTTCCTGGAAGTTCTGA
- a CDS encoding FlgD immunoglobulin-like domain containing protein codes for MINLLTFLLIGQLDHFGFDNITSPKTAGVSFPITIYALNSSGQPVPYYGSARIYISSVSYPVSPDTTVYFNGNSSWQGNITVSIAGDNIRLRCEGSGASGESNPFQVVPNTPYRLISILPGQTYAPGNQTGKLGTPSSQQAGSFFNISIYLTDRWCNQITTGSDSILLVSSDGFSNTIGIRLNNGNANINYAFRTANTHRFFVYDITNSGIKTDTSSNLYIYPGNYAKLLVLLPGETHLPGDTTINTNNTPGKSGSALNQYVLEDFPITVYATDSMWNKTSVSGYPIQLAGSSGFSNPSPQNLLNGEANFSANFSSKGDKSIYARDLTNNIFSYDNPLTLVQRATNFDISVSPDTISPGEIAYINVTVYDRNNDPIAGKWVGFSVIGGNGYIVNQYDSVQTNTQGVCQSQFTAVSGYFNELDSIEIRADNYAETTTVYVIIPDSSVMEGNIVAYPNPFGKINQPYTRFVYYLHQNCNVIFAIYDAFGNRVHHEEIPSGQNGARMGINNLTWDGRNDKGKKVASGVYYVLIKGYLHTNVFLEKHIRVGVIW; via the coding sequence TTGATAAACTTATTGACCTTTTTATTAATTGGTCAACTTGACCATTTTGGGTTTGATAACATTACATCACCTAAAACTGCGGGTGTATCGTTTCCCATTACAATATATGCCCTGAATTCCTCAGGACAACCAGTGCCGTACTATGGTTCAGCACGAATTTATATTTCAAGCGTGAGTTATCCGGTAAGCCCCGATACAACGGTCTACTTCAATGGAAATAGTTCCTGGCAGGGAAATATAACAGTTTCAATTGCAGGTGACAATATAAGGTTAAGATGCGAAGGAAGTGGTGCAAGTGGTGAATCAAATCCATTCCAGGTAGTTCCCAATACCCCATACCGACTCATTTCAATCTTACCGGGTCAGACTTATGCTCCAGGGAATCAAACCGGCAAGCTTGGCACCCCTTCAAGCCAGCAGGCTGGTTCATTTTTCAATATCTCAATATATCTCACTGACCGCTGGTGTAATCAGATAACCACAGGGAGTGATTCCATACTATTAGTAAGTTCCGATGGATTCAGTAATACAATCGGCATTCGGCTAAATAATGGCAATGCAAACATAAATTACGCCTTCAGGACTGCAAACACACATAGGTTTTTTGTATATGATATCACAAATTCCGGGATAAAAACAGATACATCAAGCAACCTCTATATCTATCCAGGAAATTATGCAAAATTACTTGTCTTACTTCCTGGTGAAACACACCTGCCCGGGGATACAACAATAAACACAAATAATACACCCGGCAAATCAGGTAGTGCTCTTAATCAATATGTGCTTGAAGATTTTCCAATCACAGTCTATGCCACAGATTCAATGTGGAATAAAACGAGTGTATCAGGTTATCCAATCCAGCTCGCTGGCTCTTCAGGCTTTTCAAATCCATCACCTCAGAATTTATTAAATGGTGAAGCAAATTTCAGCGCAAACTTTTCATCTAAGGGTGATAAGTCAATATACGCCCGTGATTTAACTAATAATATTTTTAGTTATGATAATCCACTGACATTGGTTCAGAGGGCAACTAATTTTGATATATCGGTTTCTCCTGATACAATCTCACCTGGAGAGATTGCTTATATAAATGTTACGGTCTACGATAGGAATAACGACCCGATTGCGGGAAAATGGGTAGGATTCTCGGTCATAGGTGGTAATGGCTATATCGTTAATCAGTATGATTCAGTTCAGACGAATACGCAAGGGGTATGTCAATCTCAGTTCACTGCTGTAAGTGGTTATTTCAATGAACTCGATTCAATCGAAATCCGTGCCGATAATTATGCCGAGACAACCACGGTCTATGTCATTATACCTGATTCTTCAGTGATGGAAGGCAATATCGTTGCCTATCCCAATCCTTTTGGAAAGATAAATCAACCATATACAAGGTTTGTATACTATCTCCATCAGAATTGCAATGTCATTTTTGCTATTTACGATGCTTTCGGGAACCGTGTGCACCATGAAGAAATACCTTCGGGGCAGAATGGTGCAAGGATGGGCATAAATAATCTTACCTGGGATGGCAGAAATGATAAAGGGAAGAAAGTCGCAAGCGGTGTCTATTATGTATTGATCAAAGGTTATCTCCATACGAATGTATTTTTGGAGAAACATATAAGGGTAGGTGTGATATGGTAG